In Drosophila bipectinata strain 14024-0381.07 chromosome 2R, DbipHiC1v2, whole genome shotgun sequence, one genomic interval encodes:
- the LOC108121328 gene encoding cilia- and flagella-associated protein 57 yields MDDMKRPSVTGGTVTIRPRLIYGLRSDVIGNIHFNLTKEVIYPVEGVLAFHDYVQNKQRFLRLPEDTRPEVIAISSHRKLLAVLERHTKNGRYISIYELATLKKRRHLELPANHKNSEVQQMIFTNDSRSVAVVTKPPEEAVIMMVLDKTSTIIEGRATVPGSHGGAECIAGNPNDCSFLAVGGERTLLLMSKSERGFSISNNLKVKYRVCSMAFLSLDLLMVGSADDQLILVENGEHKLIQKASDADTVDLMIDQEIFDRDRELQDQRFVTTQPVTLFDRRVLCMTAFPKGFAYVIFNRVFVFERVSKFKFERKTILTVPINLYSEPQYQIRNLAIDHKQETVIVTTAHSQIYVGILIVPETLKTKQLKFEPLGVLIHTAEIIAISVCAWKPIIMTASRDQTIRIWNYETALVELVRKFQVDVNIVELSLTGQMAAIGFSDQLRITQIFMDDLNIVKTYNFPHCNAVRYSNLGHLMAAAYDNNIAVTSVYKLDVMINLKGHNGIVLSVAWSKNDKYLISGGAEGAIYLWDIETGTRAQEIVQKGTEYVTLSCSFGDPFTIYAGTSVGTIREFQDSTLVREITIPSRNKGSVTDMCLARSDLIMFISDHEGNLFNMQLPFMEAGGGTFTNFRFFDGPVNKMRFSYCGNMLFAISSKGTLAIWSMDNIEGKVPYMDQDLMRSQEVLIPRSQLNDKIEQIANLELRLKQQAEEFQYQLSQNEIFDGQQLQEVHRSYCSALEELKELNNEIEARHTEEMNHITFQINSIREDHRIQLDTLATQYSERMLIEYQKFTNLRENMLELRESYEDKLKNSTGTLQDTVEALENNYKQQLNERKELIRDLMKEMQDKKAEFIEYCHEVELENDRNMVSTQTEYENKLTTERNETQMWRGKAGVLQKKFESQSKEIDNLLEEVEILKEEHQKSQRNIQKQLRNIEDLQKDIADRDYAINGKEKRIQDLLHKNQELDKYKQVLGHKIAELKAQIEPREFQINDKRKHIIEMEAELEGLNQNNLQLELQLKEMRDKYLSNSVELRTERHRAKASRECLHAICSDIYYVAGEINSSEGLKKAVKELFRKHASDDELKRFVSLEAEVKDEFMRQRKQIENVLARYKTVAEDKTVQRKYDKLFKENVVLLEEIEKLQETNKVLRSKLKEDIRRSTLQKK; encoded by the exons ATGGATGACATGAAGAGGCCCTCAGTGACCGGTGGCACGGTGACCATAAGGCCACGGCTTATATACGGTCTCCGGTCGGATGTCATTGGTAATATCCATTTTAATCTGACCAAGGAGGTCATCTATCCAGTGGAGGGTGTCCTGGCATTCCACGATTACGTGCAAAACAAGCAACGGTTTCTGAG ATTACCAGAGGATACTCGACCAGAGGTTATTGCCATAAGCTCACATCGCAAACTGTTGGCCGTGCTGGAGAGACATACTAAAAA TGGCCGCTATATATCCATTTATGAACTAGCCACCCTGAAGAAACGCCGCCACTTGGAACTGCCAGCCAATCACAAAAACAGTGAAGTCCAGCAAATGATTTTCACCAATGACTCCAGATCTGTGGCTGTGGTGACCAAGCCGCCAGAGGAGGCGGTTATCATGATGGTCCTGGACAAGACCAGTACCATTATCGAAGGAAGAGCCACAGTTCCAGGGTCGCATGGTGGTGCAGAGTGCATCGCCGGAAACCCGAACGATTGCAGCTTTTTGGCAGTTGGAGGGGAACGAACCCTGTTATTGATGAGCAAGTCGGAAAGGGGTTTCAGCATCAGCAATAATCTGAAGGTCAAGTATCGGGTCTGCTCAATGGCCTTCTTGTCGCTGGATCTTCTAATGGTGGGATCGGCGGATGATCAACTGATTCTCGTCGAGAACGGTGAACACAAGTTGATCCAAAAAGCCAGTGATGCGGACACCGTGGATCTCATGATCGACCAAGAGATATTCGATCGTGATCGGGAGTTGCAGGATCAACGCTTTGTGACCACGCAGCCAGTTACTTTGTTTGACCGGAGAGTCCTTTGCATGACCGCCTTTCCCAAAGGATTTGCCTACGTCATTTTCAATCGGGTCTTTGTGTTTGAAAGAGTTTCCAAGTTTAAGTTCGAAAGGAAAACCATCTTGACGGTGCCTATTAATTTGTATTCAGAGCCCCAGTACCAGATCCGAAATCTGGCCATAGATCACAAGCAGGAGACGGTGATCGTGACGACAGCCCACTCTCAGATCTACGTGGGCATTCTCATAGTCCCGGAGACGCTAAAAACCAAGCAGCTAAAGTTTGAACCTCTGGGCGTGCTCATCCATACGGCGGAGATAATTGCCATATCAGTGTGCGCCTGGAAGCCCATCATCATGACTGCCT CCAGAGATCAGACCATTCGGATCTGGAACTATGAGACTGCCCTCGTGGAGCTGGTGAGGAAATTCCAAGTGGATGTCAACATTGTCGAGCTGAGTTTGACGGGTCAGATGGCGGCCATTGGCTTCTCGGATCAGCTGCGTATAACCCAGATCTTTATGGATGACCTAAAT ATTGTAAAAACCTACAACTTTCCCCACTGCAATGCTGTGCGTTACTCCAATCTGGGTCACCTAATGGCCGCCGCCTACGACAATAACATTGCCGTCACCTCGGTGTACAAGCTGGATGTGATGATTAACCTCAAAGGACACAATGGCATTGTGTTGTCCGTAGCCTGGTCAAAGAACGACAAGTACTTGATCTCAGGCGGAGCCGAGGGTGCCATTTATCTGTGGGACATAGAGACTGGTACCCGAGCCCAGGAGATAGTACAGAAGGGCACTGAATACGTGACCCTCTCGTGCAGCTTTGGTGATCCCTTTACCATCTATGCTGGCACCAGTGTGGGCACGATCCGTGAGTTCCAAGACTCGACGCTTGTAAGGGAGATCACTATTCCTTCCAGGAATAAAGGCTCCGTTACGGATATGTGCTTGGCCCGATCGGATcttataatgtttatatccGATCACGAGGGGAACCTCTTTAACATGCAGCTTCCGTTCATGGAGGCTGGCGGCGGAACCTTCACCAACTTCCGGTTCTTCGATGGGCCAGTAAACAAGATGCGATTCTCCTACTGCGGCAATATGCTGTTTGCCATCTCCAGCAAGGGCACCCTGGCCATTTGGTCAATGGACAACATCGAGGGCAAGGTGCCATATATGGACCAGGACTTGATGCGCAGCCAAGAGGTTCTGATCCCCCGGAGTCAGTTGAACGACAAGATCGAGCAGATAGCCAACTTGGAGTTGCGACTGAAGCAGCAGGCAGAGGAGTTCCAGTACCAGCTGAGCCAGAACGAAATCTTTGACGGCCAGCAGCTGCAGGAGGTGCACAGGAGCTACTGCTCAGCGCTGGAGGAGCTCAAGGAGCTGAACAACGAAATCGAAGCCCGGCATACGGAGGAGATGAATCACATTACGTTCCAGATTAATTCCATCAGGGAGGATCATCGTATTCAGCTGGACACCCTGGCCACCCAGTACTCGGAGCGGATGTTGATCGAATACCAGAAGTTCACCAATTTGCGAGAGAATATGTTGGAGTTGCGCGAGAGTTACGAGGATAAGCTGAAGAACTCCACAGGCACTCTGCAGGATACGGTGGAGGCTCTGGAGAACAACTACAAGCAGCAGCTCAATGAACGCAAGGAGCTCATCCGCGATCTTATGAAGGAGATGCAGGACAAAAAGGCCGAGTTCATCGAGTACTGCCACGAGGTGGAGCTCGAAAATGATCGCAATATGGTGTCCACCCAAACCGAGTACGAAAACAAGTTAACCACCGAGAGGAATGAGACGCAGATGTGGCGCGGGAAGGCTGGAGTCCTTCAGAAGAAATTCGAGTCTCAGAGCAAGGAAATCGACAATCTTCTTGAAGAGGTGGAGATACTCAAAGAGGAGCACCAGAAATCCCAACGTAATATACAGAAACAGCTTCGCAACATTGAAGATCTGCAAAAGGACATTGCCGATCGTGACTATGCCATCAATGGCAAAGAAAAGCGAATCCAGGACCTGCTGCACAAGAACCAGGAACTGGACAAATACAAGCAGGTGCTGGGCCATAAGATCGCCGAGTTAAAGGCCCAGATAGAACCAAGGGAGTTTCAGATCAACGACAAGCGAAAGCACATCATTGAAATGGAGGCGGAGCTGGAAGGCCTCAACCAGAATAATCTCCAGTTGGAGCTGCAGTTGAAGGAGATGCGCGACAAGTACCTAAGCAATTCCGTCGAGCTTCGGACTGAGCGCCATCGGGCGAAGGCCTCCCGGGAGTGTTTGCATGCCATCTGCTCGGATATCTACTATGTGGCCGGGGAGATTAACTCAAGCGAAGGCCTCAAGAAGGCCGTGAAGGAACTCTTCCGCAAGCACGCCTCCGACGACGAGCTCAAGCGCTTCGTTAGCCTGGAGGCGGAGGTGAAGGATGAGTTTATGCGACAACGCAAGCAAATCGAAAATGTCCTGGCGCGGTACAAAACGGTGGCTGAAGACAAGACGGTGCAAAGGAAGTACGACAAGCTTTTCAAGGAGAATGTTGTTTTGCTGGAGGAAATCGAAAAGCTGCAAGAGACCAACAAAGTACTGCGCAGCAAGCTCAAGGAAGACATACGGCGATCAacgctccaaaaaaaataa
- the LOC108121329 gene encoding charged multivesicular body protein 6-A — translation MGALFGKSSKKTAPSRITDQDKAVLQLKQQRDRLKQYQKRIELQLENDRLLARKCLQQGRKDRAKSLLRKKKYQESLLTNADKQLENLEKLAADLEFAQVEMKVLDGLKAGNAALKKVHDLLDINEVERIMDETREGIEKQQEIDAILTDVLTEQDEEDVLAELDALEAEEDQQKTAQLPDVPTEDLPVPAENEPETSEEPERTKAISSKPKKVLVEA, via the exons ATGGGGGCTTTGTTTGGGAAAAGTAGCAAAAAAACGGCTCCTAGCCGAATAACCGACCAGGACAAGGCGGTTTTA CAACTCAAGCAGCAACGGGATCGCCTGAAGCAGTACCAAAAACGCATAGAACTGCAACTGGAAAATGACAGACTGCTGGCCAGGAAGTGTCTCCAACAGGGTCGCAAGGA CCGGGCCAAGTCTTTGCTGCGAAAGAAAAAGTACCAGGAAAGTCTCTTGACCAACGCGGACAAGCAGCTGGAGAACCTGGAGAAACTAGCCGCCGACCTGGAGTTTGCCCAAGTTGAGATGAAGGTGCTGGATGGCCTCAAGGCAGGCAATGCAGCCCTGAAGAAGGTGCACGATTTGCTGGACATAAACGAGGTGGAACGCATCATGGACGAGACGCGAGAGGGAATCGAAAAACAGCAAGAGATCGACGCTATACTGACGGATGTGCTAACGGAGCAAGACGAGGAGGATGTGCTGGCCGAATTGGATGCCCTCGAGGCCGAGGAGGACCAGCAGAAAACTGCACAACTGCCAGACGTGCCCACCGAAGATTTGCCTGTTCCTGCGGAAAACGAACCCGAAACGTCGGAGGAGCCTGAAAGGACCAAAGCAATAAgcagcaaacccaaaaaagTCTTGGTCGAGGCCTAG
- the LOC108121340 gene encoding tRNA-queuosine alpha-mannosyltransferase isoform X1, with product MEPEIRPHVLIIEPFYGGSHKQLISTLVESLRPEEYEIYTLPAKKWHWRARSSALYFSQVIPQDHSYRVLFTSSVLSLAELIGIRPDLATCRKIVYFHENQLIYPVREVKERDCQYGLNEILTCLAADLVLFNSNFNRTSFLDNVKPFLNIQPDFRVKNIREKIESKCEVLYFPINFKVFPDQRPVEDSTNIKDALHLVWPHRWEHDKNPELLVSVLLELVNRQANFHVTICGESYQEVPQAFESIKEKLGDRLINFGHLTRDEYVRTLLTGDIVISTAIHEFYGVAMLEAAYCGCYPLAPNKLVYPEIYPKENLFNTTNSLVKMLSNWCRNPSAFRRIRDKFRKEFDFEKFSAQFLVPRYFEKMNVEELRPEELR from the coding sequence ATGGAGCCGGAGATCAGGCCGCATGTTTTAATCATTGAACCCTTCTATGGAGGCAGCCACAAGCAGCTGATAAGCACATTAGTTGAAAGTTTACGTCCGGAGGAATATGAGATTTACACTCTGCCGGCCAAGAAATGGCACTGGCGGGCACGGAGTTCGGCGCTTTACTTCTCCCAGGTCATACCACAGGATCATAGCTACCGGGTTTTATTCACCAGTTCCGTGCTCAGTCTGGCCGAGTTGATCGGCATCCGGCCGGACCTGGCCACGTGCCGGAAGATTGTTTACTTTCATGAGAACCAACTCATCTATCCAGTGCGGGAAGTCAAGGAGCGAGACTGTCAGTATGGACTGAATGAAATCCTCACCTGCCTGGCAGCCGACTTGGTGCTTTTCAACTCCAACTTTAATCGAACCTCGTTTCTGGACAATGTTAAGCCCTTCCTCAACATCCAGCCCGATTTCCGGGTGAAAAACATACGGGAGAAGATTGAAAGTAAATGCGAAGTTTTGTATTTTCCCATTAACTTTAAAGTCTTCCCTGATCAGCGACCTGTTGAGGATTCCACAAACATCAAAGACGCCCTGCATCTGGTCTGGCCCCATCGCTGGGAGCATGACAAGAATCCAGAACTCCTGGTCTCGGTGTTGCTGGAGCTGGTCAACCGCCAAGCTAACTTTCATGTTACCATCTGTGGTGAGAGCTACCAGGAAGTTCCCCAGGCCTTCGAAAGCATAAAAGAAAAGTTGGGTGACCGACTGATTAACTTTGGCCACCTAACCCGTGATGAATATGTGAGGACCCTGCTCACAGGCGACATTGTGATATCCACCGCCATACATGAGTTTTACGGAGTAGCCATGCTGGAGGCGGCTTACTGCGGTTGCTATCCACTAGCCCCCAATAAGTTGGTCTATCCGGAAATCTATCCCAAAGAAAATCTCTTCAACACAACGAACTCCTTGGTTAAGATGCTTTCCAACTGGTGCCGGAACCCCAGTGCTTTTCGAAGGATTCGTGATAAATTCCGGAAGGAGTTCgattttgaaaagttttcggcgcAATTTTTGGTTCCCAGATATTTTGAGAAAATGAACGTTGAAGAGTTGCGACCAGAAGAACTAAGATAA
- the LOC108121340 gene encoding tRNA-queuosine alpha-mannosyltransferase isoform X2, whose protein sequence is MEPEIRPHVLIIEPFYGGSHKQLISTLVESLRPEEYEIYTLPAKKWHWRARSSALYFSQVIPQDHSYRVLFTSSVLSLAELIGIRPDLATCRKIVYFHENQLIYPVREVKERDCQYGLNEILTCLAADLVLFNSNFNRTSFLDNVKPFLNIQPDFRVKNIREKIETTC, encoded by the exons ATGGAGCCGGAGATCAGGCCGCATGTTTTAATCATTGAACCCTTCTATGGAGGCAGCCACAAGCAGCTGATAAGCACATTAGTTGAAAGTTTACGTCCGGAGGAATATGAGATTTACACTCTGCCGGCCAAGAAATGGCACTGGCGGGCACGGAGTTCGGCGCTTTACTTCTCCCAGGTCATACCACAGGATCATAGCTACCGGGTTTTATTCACCAGTTCCGTGCTCAGTCTGGCCGAGTTGATCGGCATCCGGCCGGACCTGGCCACGTGCCGGAAGATTGTTTACTTTCATGAGAACCAACTCATCTATCCAGTGCGGGAAGTCAAGGAGCGAGACTGTCAGTATGGACTGAATGAAATCCTCACCTGCCTGGCAGCCGACTTGGTGCTTTTCAACTCCAACTTTAATCGAACCTCGTTTCTGGACAATGTTAAGCCCTTCCTCAACATCCAGCCCGATTTCCGGGTGAAAAACATACGGGAGAAGATTGAAA CGACCTGTTGA